In a single window of the Pseudodesulfovibrio profundus genome:
- the argH gene encoding argininosuccinate lyase → MAEKKMWGGRFSEGTAASMEAYSESVSYDWQLYAEDIRGSQAHARVLAKQGFLTEEEAQRICDGLDTVKAEIEGGDFRWKTEMEDVHMNVESRLTEIIGPLGGKLHTARSRNDQVALDFRLHVAARLAAWQEYLATLIDVFVARAEEHKETLLPGCTHFQPAQPVSLAHHLLAYCQMFKRDFERVTDCLKRVRVMPLGAAALAGTTHPVNPQAVAEDLGIEAIFANSMDAVSDRDFALESVFAGSLIMTHLSRMCEEIIIWANPNFGYVKLPDQYATGSSIMPQKKNPDACELMRGKTGRVVGSLMSLLVVLKGLPMTYNRDLQEDKEPFFDADKTVSASVSIMADMMRQMVFVPEKMLGTVERGFLNATELADYLAAKGVPFREAHHITGAAVAYAEDKSVGLEDLTLDELRQFSDNIEEDVFSVLDYRACVERRTSSGGTGPESVKQQISDLKAWLASVK, encoded by the coding sequence ATGGCTGAAAAAAAAATGTGGGGCGGGCGGTTCTCTGAGGGAACCGCCGCGTCCATGGAAGCATATTCCGAGTCCGTGTCTTATGATTGGCAGCTTTATGCCGAGGACATCCGTGGTTCGCAGGCTCATGCCCGCGTACTGGCCAAACAGGGTTTCCTGACCGAAGAAGAAGCTCAGCGCATCTGCGACGGGTTGGATACGGTCAAAGCCGAAATAGAGGGCGGTGATTTCCGTTGGAAGACGGAGATGGAAGATGTTCACATGAACGTTGAGTCTCGTCTGACCGAGATCATCGGTCCCCTGGGTGGCAAGCTGCATACAGCGCGTAGCCGCAATGATCAGGTGGCCCTGGATTTCCGCCTGCACGTCGCAGCCCGTCTGGCAGCATGGCAGGAGTACCTTGCCACGCTCATCGATGTTTTCGTGGCCCGTGCCGAAGAGCACAAAGAGACTCTGTTGCCCGGTTGCACGCACTTTCAACCGGCCCAGCCCGTCAGTCTTGCCCATCATCTGCTGGCATACTGCCAGATGTTCAAGCGTGATTTCGAGCGCGTGACCGACTGCCTCAAACGTGTGCGCGTCATGCCCCTTGGAGCGGCTGCTCTGGCTGGAACCACGCACCCCGTCAATCCGCAGGCTGTAGCCGAGGACCTCGGGATCGAAGCCATTTTCGCAAACTCCATGGATGCGGTGTCCGACCGGGATTTTGCCCTTGAATCCGTTTTCGCGGGTAGCCTCATTATGACCCATCTCTCTCGTATGTGCGAAGAGATCATTATCTGGGCCAATCCCAATTTCGGGTACGTCAAGCTGCCGGATCAGTATGCTACCGGCTCTTCGATCATGCCGCAGAAAAAGAATCCCGACGCCTGTGAACTGATGCGCGGCAAAACCGGTCGTGTGGTCGGCTCGCTCATGAGCCTGCTTGTGGTCCTCAAGGGACTGCCGATGACCTACAACAGGGATTTGCAGGAAGATAAAGAGCCGTTTTTCGATGCGGACAAGACTGTTTCGGCATCCGTAAGTATCATGGCCGACATGATGCGTCAGATGGTATTCGTACCGGAAAAGATGCTTGGTACTGTCGAGCGTGGCTTCCTGAATGCCACGGAACTGGCCGATTACCTTGCTGCCAAGGGTGTACCTTTCAGGGAAGCGCACCACATAACGGGTGCGGCTGTCGCCTATGCCGAGGACAAGTCTGTCGGTCTCGAAGACCTGACCCTCGATGAATTGCGACAGTTCTCCGACAATATTGAAGAAGATGTTTTTTCTGTTCTGGACTACAGAGCCTGTGTGGAGCGTCGGACGTCGTCCGGTGGCACGGGACCCGAATCTGTCAAGCAGCAGATCAGTGACCTCAAGGCCTGGCTTGCTTCAGTGAAATAG
- the glmM gene encoding phosphoglucosamine mutase, which translates to MTQRLFGTDGLRGQGNIYPMTPEIALKLGLAAGQYFRNGSKKHRVVIGKDTRLSGYVFETALTSGLCANGMDVFLVGPMPTPAISFLTQSMRADLGVVISASHNPFMDNGIKFFDRNGFKLPDAVEDEISELVLAQDPQWDYPAHESIGRAHRIEDARGRYIVYLKNSFSKDLTLDGVKIVLDCANGAAYGCAPYVFEELGAEVIKVGMNPNGLNINEKCGSLYPEVISNIVVEEGADIGIALDGDADRLIVCDEKGKVLDGDQIMALSALELMEKNALPKNMLVATVMSNMALEIFMKEQGGQLLRTAVGDRYVVEAMRQHGATLGGEQSGHLIFMDHSTTGDGLLAALQLLRIMREKERPLSELAGLLEPFPQVLKNVHVKRKIPFEDAPAVQDAVRKVEEAMAGKGRVLLRYSGTEAVCRVMVEGPDLDKVEMYTNDIVEVCEEYLK; encoded by the coding sequence ATGACACAACGACTGTTCGGTACCGACGGCTTGCGGGGGCAGGGAAATATCTACCCCATGACCCCGGAAATCGCCTTGAAGCTTGGTCTTGCCGCAGGGCAGTATTTCCGTAATGGAAGTAAAAAACACCGCGTGGTTATCGGTAAGGATACCCGTTTGTCCGGGTATGTTTTCGAGACCGCGCTGACCTCCGGGCTTTGCGCAAACGGTATGGACGTCTTTCTTGTGGGCCCCATGCCCACCCCTGCCATTTCATTTCTGACCCAATCCATGCGGGCTGATTTGGGCGTGGTTATTTCCGCTTCGCACAATCCGTTCATGGATAATGGTATCAAGTTCTTTGATCGAAACGGCTTCAAACTGCCCGATGCTGTCGAGGACGAAATCAGCGAACTCGTACTGGCTCAAGACCCACAGTGGGACTATCCGGCCCATGAATCCATCGGTCGCGCACATCGTATCGAGGATGCCCGTGGGCGATATATCGTCTACCTCAAGAACAGTTTTTCCAAGGATCTTACCCTGGATGGGGTCAAGATCGTGCTGGATTGTGCCAACGGAGCCGCATACGGTTGCGCTCCCTACGTTTTTGAAGAGTTGGGAGCTGAAGTCATCAAAGTGGGCATGAATCCCAACGGCTTGAATATCAATGAGAAATGCGGTTCGCTGTACCCGGAAGTCATTTCCAATATTGTTGTCGAGGAAGGTGCCGACATCGGTATCGCCCTGGATGGCGACGCCGACCGTTTGATCGTTTGTGACGAGAAAGGAAAGGTGCTCGACGGCGACCAGATCATGGCACTCTCCGCCCTGGAGCTGATGGAAAAGAATGCGCTGCCCAAGAACATGCTTGTGGCCACCGTCATGTCGAACATGGCGCTGGAAATTTTCATGAAAGAGCAGGGCGGGCAACTGCTGCGTACGGCTGTTGGCGATCGATATGTTGTAGAAGCCATGCGCCAGCATGGAGCCACCCTCGGCGGTGAACAGTCCGGTCATCTTATTTTCATGGACCACTCCACAACGGGTGATGGTCTGCTCGCGGCTTTGCAGTTGTTGCGTATCATGCGCGAAAAGGAGCGTCCGCTTTCCGAGTTGGCCGGTCTTTTGGAGCCGTTCCCGCAGGTGCTCAAGAATGTTCACGTCAAACGCAAAATCCCGTTTGAAGATGCGCCTGCCGTTCAGGATGCAGTGAGAAAAGTCGAGGAAGCCATGGCCGGAAAAGGGCGTGTTCTGCTTCGATACTCTGGTACTGAAGCCGTTTGTCGTGTTATGGTCGAAGGACCTGATCTCGATAAGGTTGAAATGTATACCAATGATATTGTTGAAGTGTGTGAAGAATATTTGAAATAA
- the galU gene encoding UTP--glucose-1-phosphate uridylyltransferase GalU — MQVKKAVIPVAGWGTRSLPATKNVPKEMLPIFRKPIVQYIVEEGIKAGLTDVVFVTNQNKTIIEDHFDRNFLLEQLLDRAGKEQMLEEVRRVADMVNVIAVRQKEQLGLGHAVLTAREVCKNDPFAVMLGDDLMFGIDTGIGALIKAAEESGKAVVGVIEVPEEKVSKYGVIKGEELENGTFRVTDLVEKPAVEDAPSNLAIIGRYVLLPEIFDILDGQKAGVGGEIQLTDALQGLADQDKLIAVKLGGQRFDAGDWVEYLTANIYFALQDEELRDELVKRLQELLSCSD; from the coding sequence ATGCAAGTCAAGAAAGCTGTCATTCCCGTTGCCGGATGGGGTACTCGATCTTTACCGGCCACCAAGAACGTTCCCAAGGAAATGCTTCCCATCTTCCGCAAGCCCATTGTTCAGTACATTGTGGAAGAAGGCATCAAGGCCGGTTTGACTGATGTGGTGTTCGTCACCAACCAGAACAAGACTATCATCGAAGATCACTTCGACCGAAATTTCCTGCTTGAACAGCTTCTGGATAGAGCGGGCAAGGAGCAGATGCTCGAAGAAGTCCGCCGCGTAGCGGACATGGTCAATGTCATCGCTGTTCGTCAGAAAGAGCAGCTCGGACTCGGACATGCCGTGCTTACTGCCCGTGAAGTGTGTAAGAACGATCCGTTCGCCGTTATGCTTGGTGATGATCTGATGTTCGGCATTGATACGGGTATCGGCGCGTTGATCAAGGCTGCCGAAGAATCCGGCAAGGCCGTTGTCGGCGTTATTGAAGTCCCGGAAGAGAAGGTCTCGAAATACGGTGTGATCAAGGGCGAAGAGCTGGAAAACGGCACCTTCCGCGTTACCGATCTGGTGGAAAAGCCTGCGGTGGAAGATGCTCCTTCAAACCTCGCTATCATTGGTCGATATGTTCTGTTGCCGGAAATATTTGATATCCTTGATGGACAGAAGGCTGGTGTCGGCGGCGAAATTCAGTTGACTGACGCGCTCCAGGGCCTTGCCGATCAGGATAAGCTGATCGCGGTCAAGCTTGGTGGTCAGCGTTTCGATGCCGGTGATTGGGTCGAGTACCTGACAGCCAACATCTACTTTGCCCTTCAGGATGAAGAGTTGCGTGACGAATTGGTCAAGCGACTGCAAGAACTTCTGTCCTGTTCCGATTAA
- the cdaA gene encoding diadenylate cyclase CdaA: MFELFGIQITWRVVLDIGLVAFLYYNIILLVRGTRAAAVLYGMVVVLVIYYISDLFNLYTLNALLGEFLASIFLVVIILFKNDIRMALASVGTKRFWAKSVVRDDTLDQLTQAVMNMSYSRTGAIIVIEKNMPLGDIVERGIELDAKVIEQLIETIFVTDTPLHDGAIIIRRNRIVAAACILPLSSKLRGQPKYGTRHRAALGISEGSDAITVVVSEERGEVSVAMNGRLTTSLDETRLRRVLKNALGR; encoded by the coding sequence ATGTTTGAACTTTTCGGGATACAGATCACCTGGCGGGTCGTGCTTGATATCGGCCTCGTCGCATTCTTGTATTACAATATAATTTTACTGGTCAGAGGGACTCGGGCAGCCGCTGTTCTGTACGGAATGGTTGTTGTTCTGGTGATCTATTACATCTCGGATTTATTCAATCTTTATACACTCAACGCTCTTCTTGGCGAATTCCTGGCATCCATTTTTCTTGTCGTCATCATCTTGTTCAAGAACGATATCCGCATGGCCCTTGCCAGTGTGGGGACGAAGCGATTCTGGGCCAAATCAGTGGTCCGTGACGACACGCTTGATCAGTTGACCCAGGCTGTCATGAACATGTCGTACAGCCGTACCGGTGCGATCATCGTCATCGAAAAAAATATGCCCCTTGGCGATATTGTTGAACGTGGCATCGAGTTGGACGCCAAGGTCATAGAGCAGTTGATCGAGACAATTTTTGTCACTGACACGCCGCTCCATGATGGGGCGATCATCATTCGTCGAAACCGTATCGTCGCAGCAGCGTGCATACTTCCGCTTTCCAGCAAGTTGCGCGGGCAACCCAAGTACGGCACACGCCACCGGGCAGCCCTTGGGATCAGCGAAGGATCGGACGCCATTACAGTGGTTGTTTCCGAAGAGCGTGGCGAAGTGTCTGTGGCCATGAATGGCCGGTTGACAACCAGCCTGGATGAAACGCGGTTGCGCCGCGTGTTGAAGAATGCTCTGGGGCGCTGA
- a CDS encoding CdaR family protein, with the protein MFKNWSTMVLAIALAIFTWFLVTGREVVEAWLEMPVVMTNPPEGMIIEDGLVDKIQVRLRGPKGLVDSLSSQHLTYSLDVSKLKIGQQVLDIDVDSLPLTASYEIIEVKPNRLKLMVDRRVAKKIPLEAAWAGTLPPDYKLLEVLASPPIVELKGPETKLRKINKARVVLEESFEEDVPASWAADVGIDLDEDITASPAQVHVEAFFGPKTRDIWVKLPLKVSAPKGVDASVEQSFVRLHIEGPVFLFRNNEFRKSMEAMLTVGPNVKPGTFELDYGVVLPEGCRLLKKNPEMVRTIIKK; encoded by the coding sequence ATGTTCAAAAACTGGTCAACAATGGTACTGGCGATCGCCCTGGCGATATTCACCTGGTTTCTCGTCACTGGGCGGGAAGTTGTTGAAGCATGGCTCGAAATGCCGGTTGTCATGACCAATCCGCCAGAGGGAATGATCATTGAAGATGGCCTAGTGGACAAGATTCAGGTTCGTCTTCGTGGCCCCAAAGGGTTGGTTGATTCCTTGTCTTCCCAGCATCTCACATACTCCTTGGATGTCAGCAAACTCAAGATCGGCCAACAGGTCCTTGATATTGACGTTGATAGCCTTCCGCTGACAGCTTCCTATGAAATTATTGAGGTCAAGCCCAACCGTCTTAAGCTCATGGTCGACCGACGGGTGGCGAAGAAAATCCCACTCGAAGCTGCGTGGGCGGGAACATTGCCTCCTGACTACAAGTTGCTGGAGGTGTTGGCGTCACCGCCAATTGTAGAGTTGAAAGGGCCTGAAACCAAACTGCGAAAAATCAATAAAGCCCGCGTTGTGCTTGAAGAGAGCTTTGAAGAAGATGTCCCGGCAAGCTGGGCGGCCGATGTCGGCATAGATTTGGATGAAGACATTACCGCTTCCCCTGCACAGGTTCATGTTGAAGCCTTTTTCGGACCCAAAACTCGTGATATATGGGTTAAGCTGCCGCTCAAGGTCTCCGCTCCCAAAGGCGTTGATGCGTCCGTTGAGCAGAGTTTTGTGAGACTGCACATCGAAGGGCCGGTTTTCCTTTTCAGAAATAATGAATTTCGGAAAAGTATGGAGGCGATGCTCACGGTGGGTCCCAATGTCAAACCCGGTACATTTGAACTGGATTACGGCGTTGTGTTGCCCGAAGGGTGTCGTTTATTGAAGAAAAATCCTGAGATGGTTAGAACCATCATCAAAAAATAA
- the priA gene encoding replication restart helicase PriA, protein MADLWQVTLVSPPYQSWTYERPSFFPELKPGQRVIIPFGKSHRMGVVTGRAEQVPEGVEIKSLIWPLEVEPLLNADFIEMADSLAARQMTSVGRILEAILPRGLRTAAVTFRIDKHVARQKLPGSIRPSKLTKCSPDELTELMELWLAGRMRVRINAQREAEERFVSLVSDPPWAVRPNAKRQIRILEYLLDNGPQSLYSLRHVLGDWAPDTAAKMEGRDLVTVGELTADALDEVDGTAACGETEPLQYELTEEQQNAMDDMRASLAKGGGAHLVHGVTGSGKTVLYLEMARYCLEQGRSVILLAPEVALACKLYRNVKEHFSNLKPVLYHGYQSPKKREAIFTDLVRNAEPRLVVGTRSALFLPVHDLGMVVMDEEHDESFKQEERLAYQAKEVGWYRVERTGGLLVLGSATPDIKTFHAAQNGAIPVSTLKKRVGKSVLPEVELVDIADLSNSKQVFSPTTIDALKETVKEGRQAIVMLNRRGYAPLMYCLDCSETVRCPECEVGMTYHKGRERVVCHYCGLSYSYPLLCSKCGGGNFIPMGEGTERLEEHLEEILPEGTNVLRLDRDATRRQERMEEILGAFSRGEAQVLVGTQMISKGHHFPKVTLVVVADGDLGLNLPDYRSSERTFQLLVQVAGRAGRGDMPGKVLIQTRNPQHPLWNEVLNSDYEAFFQREIGRRKMFGYPPFSKLALVRISYPADFKQGGAAISLFAKTLKQYSQPLGVSVLGPAPAPLSMLRGRLRFNCLFKGADWKNLRMLFGHMAQANPDPSKVRISLDLDPLTTL, encoded by the coding sequence ATGGCCGATCTTTGGCAGGTAACGCTCGTAAGTCCTCCGTATCAATCGTGGACCTACGAGCGACCTTCATTTTTCCCGGAGTTAAAACCCGGGCAGCGGGTCATCATTCCCTTTGGCAAGTCCCATCGAATGGGAGTTGTTACCGGCCGCGCCGAACAGGTGCCGGAAGGGGTGGAGATCAAATCCCTTATCTGGCCCCTTGAGGTTGAGCCGCTTCTGAATGCCGACTTTATCGAGATGGCAGACAGTCTTGCTGCACGCCAGATGACCAGCGTCGGCCGAATCCTCGAAGCCATTCTGCCCCGTGGACTGCGGACGGCAGCCGTGACTTTCCGTATCGACAAACATGTCGCCCGCCAGAAACTCCCCGGATCAATCCGACCATCCAAGCTCACAAAATGTTCACCGGATGAACTGACCGAACTCATGGAGTTGTGGCTGGCAGGGCGGATGCGTGTTCGCATCAATGCACAGCGTGAGGCCGAAGAGCGCTTCGTGTCATTGGTTTCTGATCCGCCGTGGGCCGTGCGTCCCAATGCAAAGCGACAGATACGCATTCTGGAATATCTCTTGGATAACGGGCCCCAATCCCTCTATTCCCTGCGACATGTGCTTGGTGACTGGGCACCGGATACTGCCGCCAAGATGGAAGGGCGTGATCTGGTCACGGTTGGCGAACTCACAGCCGATGCGCTGGACGAAGTTGATGGTACTGCTGCGTGCGGTGAAACTGAGCCTCTGCAGTATGAGCTTACCGAGGAACAGCAGAATGCCATGGATGACATGCGTGCTTCTCTTGCCAAAGGTGGCGGCGCGCATTTGGTGCATGGGGTGACAGGAAGCGGCAAGACCGTTCTGTATCTGGAGATGGCGCGATACTGCCTTGAGCAGGGGCGATCAGTCATCCTGCTGGCACCGGAAGTCGCACTGGCCTGTAAGCTTTATCGTAATGTCAAAGAGCATTTTTCGAATCTTAAGCCCGTGCTGTACCATGGCTATCAGTCCCCCAAGAAACGGGAAGCCATATTCACTGATCTGGTTCGTAACGCAGAGCCGAGGTTAGTGGTCGGAACCCGTTCAGCGCTGTTTTTGCCAGTGCATGATTTGGGAATGGTCGTCATGGATGAGGAGCATGACGAGTCCTTCAAGCAGGAGGAACGGCTGGCGTATCAGGCCAAAGAGGTCGGTTGGTATCGCGTGGAGCGGACCGGTGGCCTGTTGGTGCTCGGCTCGGCTACACCTGACATTAAAACTTTTCACGCCGCACAAAATGGGGCGATTCCTGTTTCAACGCTTAAGAAGCGGGTGGGAAAGAGCGTTCTGCCTGAAGTTGAACTTGTCGACATCGCGGACTTGTCCAACTCGAAACAGGTGTTTTCGCCAACGACCATCGATGCCTTGAAGGAGACCGTCAAGGAAGGGCGGCAGGCCATTGTCATGCTTAACCGCCGAGGGTACGCGCCCTTGATGTACTGCCTTGATTGCAGTGAGACCGTGCGATGCCCAGAGTGTGAAGTCGGCATGACGTATCACAAGGGCCGCGAGCGTGTGGTCTGCCACTATTGCGGGTTGTCCTATTCGTACCCGTTGCTGTGCTCCAAGTGTGGCGGCGGTAACTTCATTCCCATGGGCGAAGGTACGGAGCGGTTGGAAGAACATCTGGAAGAAATCCTTCCCGAAGGCACCAACGTGTTGCGACTAGACCGCGACGCCACCCGACGACAGGAGCGCATGGAAGAGATTCTTGGTGCGTTCAGCCGTGGCGAGGCGCAGGTGCTGGTCGGTACGCAAATGATCTCCAAGGGACACCATTTCCCCAAGGTCACGTTGGTTGTGGTTGCCGATGGCGACCTCGGGCTCAATCTTCCCGACTATCGATCTTCCGAGCGTACCTTTCAGTTGCTCGTCCAGGTGGCAGGTCGTGCCGGAAGAGGAGACATGCCGGGAAAAGTCCTTATCCAGACCCGCAATCCGCAGCATCCTTTATGGAATGAAGTGCTGAATAGCGACTATGAAGCGTTTTTCCAGCGGGAGATAGGGCGACGAAAGATGTTTGGCTATCCGCCATTTTCCAAACTGGCTCTGGTTCGCATCAGCTACCCTGCCGATTTCAAGCAGGGGGGGGCAGCCATTTCCCTGTTTGCCAAAACCCTCAAGCAGTACTCGCAGCCATTGGGCGTCAGTGTGCTGGGACCGGCACCCGCGCCGCTCTCCATGCTTCGCGGGCGGTTGCGCTTCAACTGTCTGTTCAAGGGGGCTGATTGGAAGAATCTGCGGATGCTGTTCGGACATATGGCACAGGCCAACCCAGACCCTTCGAAAGTTCGCATTTCCCTTGATCTCGACCCGCTGACAACGCTGTAG
- the folP gene encoding dihydropteroate synthase → MKSITWTLKGGTVLGPAPFFIAGIVNVTPDSFYDGGKHEKPESGFEHGLALSRQGAHILDIGGESTRPYAEKVSVDQEMERVVPVIRALMAHGVPSVISVDTYKAPVAAAAMDAGAVILNDVSAFEFDSDMLDVIGQYKPGYVLMHNKGRPETMQDAPEYADVIDEMLAFFESKLEALDKVGLPKEHIVLDPGIGFGKTLDHNLTILREIKRFETFGLPLYMGLSNKSIWQGLLGLEVGERQNATQAATAILAAKGVPIHRVHEVKTTCQTLTIVQEIA, encoded by the coding sequence ATGAAAAGCATAACGTGGACTTTAAAGGGGGGTACGGTTCTCGGACCGGCCCCCTTTTTTATAGCCGGAATCGTCAACGTGACGCCGGATTCCTTCTATGATGGTGGCAAGCACGAGAAGCCGGAATCGGGATTTGAACATGGCCTTGCGCTCTCGCGCCAGGGAGCGCACATCCTCGATATCGGAGGAGAGTCGACCCGCCCCTATGCCGAGAAGGTTTCCGTGGATCAGGAGATGGAGCGTGTCGTCCCTGTGATTCGTGCGCTCATGGCGCACGGTGTCCCCAGTGTCATCTCCGTTGATACGTACAAGGCCCCTGTCGCTGCTGCAGCAATGGATGCCGGAGCTGTTATTCTCAACGATGTTTCCGCTTTCGAATTTGATTCGGACATGCTGGACGTGATCGGGCAATACAAGCCGGGGTATGTTCTGATGCACAACAAGGGGCGTCCTGAAACCATGCAGGATGCACCAGAGTATGCAGACGTCATTGACGAGATGCTGGCATTCTTCGAGTCCAAACTGGAAGCGTTGGACAAGGTTGGATTGCCCAAGGAACATATTGTTCTTGACCCGGGGATCGGATTCGGGAAAACCCTTGATCACAATTTGACCATCCTCAGGGAAATTAAACGATTCGAGACTTTTGGACTGCCATTGTACATGGGGTTGTCCAATAAATCGATTTGGCAGGGGCTGTTGGGGCTTGAGGTAGGAGAACGACAGAATGCCACACAGGCGGCTACCGCGATACTGGCGGCCAAGGGTGTACCCATTCATCGCGTGCATGAAGTAAAAACTACCTGCCAAACATTGACCATTGTTCAGGAAATAGCATAG
- the ftsH gene encoding ATP-dependent zinc metalloprotease FtsH yields MNNHMKNLVIWAVIFILMVVLFNLFNQPPVPKDNPSYSQFLAMVDSGGVAEVKIQGQRISGTKSSGEKFQVFAPNDPKLIDTLIQKGVEVKAEPPDESPWYMTLLLSWFPMLLLIGVWIFFMRQMQGGGSGGRGAMSFGRSKARLINEETAKVTFEDVAGVDEAKEELSEVVDFLREPRKFTRLGGRIPKGVLLVGGPGTGKTLLARAVAGEAGVPFYTISGSDFVEMFVGVGASRVRDLFAQGKKNAPCLIFIDEIDAVGRQRGAGLGGGHDEREQTLNQLLVEMDGFESNEGVILVAATNRPDVLDPALLRPGRFDRQVVVPAPDLRGRERILKVHSRRTPLASEVDLETIARGTPGFSGADLENLVNEAALQAAKMGKDQVSMEDFEEAKDKLMMGGRERRSLILSEDEKRTTAYHEAGHALVAKLLKGTDPVHKVSIIPRGRALGVTMQLPGEDRHNYSKEFLVNNMAVLMGGRAAEEIVLDQMTTGASNDIERATKTAHSMVCMWGMSEKLGPLSFGDNQGEVFLGKELIHNKNYGEETAKMIDSEVRRFVEEAYDKAVQLLKDNREALEAISMALLDRETITGADIDLLMDGKELPPMDKTGGNGSNSGSGGTAPSGYTAEGKTASGPGYKPVSESNDDDEFIIEEEEKPGSDEGNDPKVQ; encoded by the coding sequence TTGAATAACCATATGAAAAACCTGGTTATCTGGGCAGTCATCTTTATTTTGATGGTTGTCCTGTTCAATCTTTTCAACCAACCTCCCGTACCCAAGGACAATCCGTCCTACAGCCAGTTCCTGGCCATGGTTGACAGCGGCGGTGTCGCCGAAGTCAAAATCCAGGGACAGCGCATCAGCGGTACCAAGAGTTCTGGCGAAAAGTTCCAGGTGTTTGCACCGAATGATCCCAAACTGATTGATACGCTCATTCAAAAGGGTGTGGAAGTGAAGGCGGAGCCGCCGGATGAGTCCCCCTGGTACATGACGTTACTTCTCTCCTGGTTCCCCATGTTGCTCCTCATCGGCGTCTGGATTTTCTTCATGCGCCAGATGCAGGGAGGCGGCAGCGGTGGGCGTGGAGCCATGAGCTTTGGGCGTTCCAAGGCACGGCTTATCAATGAGGAGACCGCCAAAGTCACCTTTGAAGATGTGGCCGGTGTGGACGAAGCCAAGGAAGAACTTTCCGAGGTCGTCGACTTCCTGCGCGAACCCCGCAAGTTCACCCGTTTGGGTGGCCGCATCCCCAAGGGTGTGCTGCTCGTCGGTGGTCCCGGTACCGGTAAGACCCTGCTGGCCCGTGCCGTTGCAGGTGAAGCTGGTGTGCCATTTTACACCATCTCGGGCTCCGACTTTGTTGAAATGTTTGTTGGTGTGGGTGCTTCTCGTGTTCGTGACCTGTTCGCTCAGGGCAAGAAGAACGCTCCCTGCCTGATCTTTATTGACGAAATCGATGCCGTCGGCCGTCAGCGTGGTGCTGGCCTTGGCGGCGGTCATGATGAGCGCGAACAGACCTTGAACCAGTTGCTGGTCGAGATGGATGGCTTCGAGTCCAACGAAGGTGTTATCCTTGTTGCGGCGACAAACCGTCCCGATGTTCTTGATCCGGCTCTGCTGCGTCCCGGTCGATTTGACCGTCAGGTCGTCGTGCCTGCTCCTGATCTTCGTGGCCGTGAGCGTATCCTGAAGGTTCACAGTCGCAGAACGCCGCTGGCGTCCGAGGTTGATCTGGAAACCATTGCTCGCGGTACTCCCGGTTTTTCCGGTGCTGACCTGGAAAACCTCGTCAACGAAGCGGCTCTTCAGGCTGCCAAGATGGGCAAGGATCAGGTCTCCATGGAAGACTTCGAGGAAGCCAAGGACAAGCTGATGATGGGTGGACGTGAGCGTCGCTCGTTGATCCTTTCCGAGGATGAAAAGCGCACCACTGCCTACCACGAAGCCGGTCACGCACTGGTTGCCAAGCTGCTCAAGGGAACCGACCCTGTGCACAAGGTATCCATTATCCCTCGCGGACGGGCTCTTGGTGTGACCATGCAGCTTCCGGGTGAGGATCGTCACAACTACTCCAAGGAATTCCTTGTCAACAACATGGCTGTTCTCATGGGTGGTCGTGCTGCTGAAGAAATCGTCCTTGATCAAATGACGACCGGTGCTTCCAACGATATCGAACGTGCCACCAAGACCGCTCATTCCATGGTCTGCATGTGGGGTATGTCCGAAAAGCTGGGCCCCCTGAGCTTCGGCGATAATCAGGGAGAGGTCTTCCTTGGCAAGGAACTGATTCATAATAAGAATTATGGCGAAGAAACCGCCAAGATGATCGATAGCGAAGTCCGTCGATTCGTTGAAGAGGCCTATGACAAGGCTGTTCAACTGCTCAAGGACAACCGTGAGGCATTGGAAGCCATATCCATGGCCCTGCTTGATCGCGAAACCATTACTGGTGCGGATATCGATCTGCTGATGGATGGCAAGGAATTGCCTCCCATGGACAAGACTGGCGGGAATGGATCAAACTCCGGTTCTGGTGGCACTGCGCCTTCCGGTTACACTGCCGAAGGCAAGACAGCCTCTGGGCCTGGTTACAAGCCAGTATCTGAATCCAATGATGATGACGAGTTCATCATCGAGGAAGAAGAGAAGCCTGGTTCCGATGAAGGCAATGATCCCAAGGTACAGTAG